In Providencia rettgeri, the following proteins share a genomic window:
- a CDS encoding helix-turn-helix transcriptional regulator, giving the protein MQQRIEDKFTQAHSAREEHSVGRFIRIRRGEFLINRDLGIEEEQAAGLKIVAIHQGAMGCRSSAGQNVEVNSPSLILSGSQKNYLLNNQFYGQQTMKYTMIDISPEWLDAQQLSLPDTCYHPNSPKLLQLVIPPNILAITHQLFACPTHSSLRQLYLSAKVSEITALCLHHSLSSANSAVMGTLRQRDIDSLHMAKTILIQEIESPPSLDELAKRLGINTRKLTQGFRQLFGNSIYGWLQEYRLETAFQLLSMNDANISTVAYQVGYTPAHFSVAFRKRFGISPNQLKK; this is encoded by the coding sequence ATGCAGCAGCGTATCGAAGATAAATTCACTCAAGCGCATTCAGCCCGAGAAGAGCACTCTGTTGGGAGGTTTATTCGGATCCGTCGCGGTGAGTTTCTGATTAACCGTGATTTAGGTATTGAAGAAGAGCAAGCCGCTGGGCTAAAAATTGTGGCTATCCATCAAGGGGCTATGGGGTGCCGTAGTAGTGCTGGACAAAATGTTGAAGTGAATTCGCCTTCTTTGATTTTATCGGGTAGCCAGAAAAATTATCTATTGAATAATCAATTTTATGGCCAACAAACCATGAAATACACCATGATAGATATTTCTCCTGAATGGTTGGATGCGCAGCAATTAAGTTTACCAGATACGTGTTATCACCCAAATTCCCCAAAACTATTACAGTTGGTTATTCCTCCCAATATATTAGCAATCACGCATCAATTATTTGCTTGCCCAACTCATTCGTCATTACGTCAGCTCTATTTAAGCGCTAAAGTGTCTGAAATTACGGCATTATGCTTACATCATTCGTTATCTAGTGCGAATTCGGCGGTTATGGGTACACTACGGCAGAGAGATATTGATAGCCTGCATATGGCAAAAACTATATTGATTCAGGAAATAGAATCTCCGCCCAGTTTAGATGAACTGGCTAAGCGGTTAGGGATCAATACCCGTAAACTTACACAAGGTTTCCGTCAATTATTCGGTAACAGCATTTATGGTTGGCTGCAGGAGTACCGCTTAGAAACGGCTTTTCAACTGCTGAGTATGAATGATGCGAATATCTCAACTGTAGCTTACCAAGTCGGTTATACCCCCGCTCATTTCTCTGTTGCATTTCGCAAACGCTTTGGTATCTCCCCGAATCAACTCAAAAAATAA
- a CDS encoding adhesin: protein MKKISKRSLIVLFLLLIVLFLSLLSYSVSSHAFLGPSRYAPYGGTYTIDIIPANPVVADEPIISSTGEKLYLIAPPNQEGIIVDRNSAQPSGSLECRVNYLQGWWSSGIAAEYAFHRIFPYKPEAGFTIKGLTAYRINNSTFFTLHSEKGLTRGWQNIEALACSGKHSSDTHATSLFTTQFPFELRIYVKELPLNGKIVIPSGMFAGYTRMFQDPGVPDVNVPADLASIRLNLAPATIFYSSNCKANIDNLNINHHQLDSQEFDSKVTSTATYQCERTQSVKVRFSLDYVTDNDPQKRVPLKSGKNTIYSELSLYDPQSNQRGKKIETTIEKIKHIQIESHLSGTNAEPGKYIGSAWLIANYL, encoded by the coding sequence ATGAAAAAAATATCTAAAAGATCTTTAATAGTACTATTCTTGTTGCTAATCGTACTGTTCCTGTCGCTATTAAGTTATAGCGTAAGCTCACACGCCTTCTTAGGTCCAAGTCGCTATGCTCCATATGGAGGTACCTATACGATAGATATAATACCAGCTAACCCAGTAGTCGCAGATGAGCCCATAATAAGTAGTACGGGTGAGAAACTATATTTAATCGCGCCCCCTAATCAAGAAGGCATTATCGTTGATAGAAACAGCGCTCAACCATCAGGTTCATTAGAGTGTAGAGTGAATTATTTACAAGGTTGGTGGAGCTCCGGTATTGCTGCTGAGTATGCTTTTCATCGTATTTTTCCTTATAAACCAGAAGCTGGGTTTACCATAAAAGGTCTAACTGCATATCGTATCAATAATAGCACCTTTTTTACTCTCCACTCCGAAAAAGGTCTTACCCGAGGTTGGCAAAACATTGAAGCTCTTGCATGCTCTGGTAAACACAGTAGTGATACTCATGCAACTTCATTGTTTACGACTCAATTTCCTTTTGAGTTACGCATTTATGTAAAGGAGCTACCATTAAATGGCAAAATTGTTATTCCATCGGGGATGTTCGCTGGCTATACCCGTATGTTCCAAGACCCTGGGGTTCCTGACGTAAATGTTCCTGCAGATTTAGCGAGCATAAGGTTAAATCTCGCCCCTGCAACAATTTTTTATTCATCAAACTGTAAAGCGAACATCGATAATTTGAACATCAATCATCATCAATTAGATTCTCAGGAATTTGATAGTAAAGTAACCAGTACTGCCACATATCAATGTGAGCGCACACAATCTGTAAAAGTCAGATTTAGCTTGGATTATGTTACTGATAATGACCCACAAAAAAGAGTCCCTCTAAAATCAGGTAAAAATACAATTTATTCAGAACTCTCTCTGTATGACCCACAAAGTAATCAGAGAGGAAAAAAGATTGAAACAACAATTGAGAAAATTAAACACATTCAAATTGAGAGTCACCTTTCAGGTACCAATGCTGAACCTGGTAAATATATAGGAAGTGCTTGGTTAATAGCAAACTACTTATAG
- a CDS encoding O-antigen ligase family protein, with translation MIMLSRAIFIAIFIIWLLASLIYIDSLGSLRQSLPQNIISWLVISLIISIIALTVFYHKIKILITLPAICYCLSLIILIIELTTQKGKNSDIDFWYWPGITIGVLLYISGLQVRKKWFIQSSCIYCYIIISVVQVFLTAYQYIFEADIFYLASGMRSNGLSQQVNILSVNMATACLLSLMTLVLSQFSLSSEKHEKIRAVLLGVCILLFTLVLVVLQSIIAWLSFAVCAFIFICLFYKKNQLRTSASYFIIAIAVFIGIYLIKLCPQYIAIDVINQFHLKQMLRFSITLFLEKPYDAWEQSFLFEDNDTRTAIPFLSPKMYIVPHPHNDILLWVMSGGYINLLFMSLLLTGGIYVIFQSFIKYKTNGNGYPLALILSITPVIIYSNLEYPFLLSVLHWGIIILFLSFSDAAFALENQKILYINKQLSSILSLITFIFGAGIFIIGLFLFNGEKPFY, from the coding sequence ATGATAATGCTCTCCCGTGCAATTTTTATCGCTATATTTATTATTTGGCTCCTTGCCAGCCTTATTTATATCGATAGTTTAGGTAGTTTGAGACAATCGCTGCCTCAGAATATTATTAGCTGGTTAGTTATCAGCTTAATAATATCCATTATTGCACTTACCGTTTTTTATCATAAAATAAAAATCCTCATTACATTACCGGCTATTTGTTATTGTTTATCACTGATTATTTTAATAATTGAACTCACCACACAGAAAGGGAAAAATAGTGACATTGATTTTTGGTACTGGCCTGGAATAACAATCGGGGTATTATTATATATCTCAGGATTACAAGTGAGAAAAAAATGGTTTATTCAATCATCTTGTATCTACTGCTATATAATAATTAGTGTAGTTCAAGTATTTCTGACTGCGTATCAATATATATTTGAAGCAGATATTTTTTATCTTGCCTCTGGTATGCGGTCAAATGGGCTATCACAACAAGTCAATATATTATCAGTCAATATGGCCACTGCGTGTTTGTTATCTTTGATGACACTGGTTTTGTCTCAATTTTCTTTATCATCTGAAAAGCATGAGAAAATAAGAGCCGTTTTACTTGGAGTCTGTATTCTGCTGTTTACACTGGTTTTAGTGGTATTACAGTCTATCATTGCATGGCTAAGCTTTGCCGTATGTGCATTTATTTTTATCTGTCTTTTTTATAAAAAAAATCAACTCAGAACTAGTGCCAGTTACTTTATTATAGCCATTGCGGTATTTATTGGAATTTACTTAATAAAACTATGCCCTCAATATATAGCTATTGATGTGATTAACCAATTTCATTTAAAACAAATGCTACGTTTTTCTATAACCCTATTTTTAGAAAAACCTTATGACGCATGGGAACAATCATTTTTATTTGAAGATAACGATACAAGGACAGCAATTCCATTTCTAAGCCCTAAAATGTATATTGTCCCACACCCTCACAATGACATTTTACTCTGGGTAATGAGTGGCGGATATATCAACTTATTATTTATGTCTTTATTATTAACAGGGGGGATTTATGTCATATTTCAATCTTTTATAAAATATAAAACAAATGGTAATGGTTATCCTCTAGCACTAATATTATCAATAACACCAGTAATTATTTATAGTAATCTTGAATACCCTTTTTTACTGTCAGTATTACATTGGGGAATTATTATTTTATTCTTATCTTTTTCTGATGCTGCATTTGCATTAGAAAACCAAAAAATACTTTATATTAACAAGCAACTATCATCTATTTTAAGCCTAATTACATTTATTTTTGGAGCGGGTATTTTCATCATTGGACTATTTTTATTTAATGGAGAAAAACCTTTCTATTAA
- a CDS encoding fimbrial protein translates to MKILKLVIILLFITSNHLKADVLLTLEANLIRPACSVSVGHGSNALNINFFDVERELLSEGKKSFEIAIDSCDLKKNLGIYLSPKEGSILTVNNETVLETSTRGLGIRFTQENNDAAINLQMWEPIFPTIRGRIALLQLHSQLVTSQAIETLKAGPFNASLSIMVDYY, encoded by the coding sequence ATGAAAATATTAAAATTGGTGATTATTTTATTATTTATCACTTCAAACCACCTAAAAGCAGATGTCCTTTTAACTTTAGAAGCAAATTTAATTCGTCCAGCTTGTTCCGTGTCTGTTGGACATGGTAGCAATGCTCTAAATATTAATTTTTTTGATGTAGAAAGAGAACTCTTAAGTGAAGGAAAAAAATCTTTTGAAATTGCAATTGATAGTTGTGATTTAAAAAAGAACTTAGGGATTTATTTATCCCCTAAAGAAGGCTCCATTTTAACAGTTAATAACGAGACCGTTCTTGAAACATCAACTAGAGGGCTAGGAATACGTTTCACTCAAGAAAATAATGATGCCGCAATTAATTTACAAATGTGGGAGCCTATTTTCCCAACCATTCGAGGAAGAATAGCTCTATTACAATTACATTCTCAGTTAGTCACAAGCCAAGCAATTGAAACACTCAAAGCTGGCCCATTTAATGCGTCATTATCAATCATGGTTGATTATTATTAA
- a CDS encoding helix-turn-helix domain-containing protein, with product MRIYQTEISNSYIGFQLRKRRLQMGWTAHTLGQKSGLSQQQISRYERGTQNFTIHRLCIFANVLQCDLDYFLEQNVYGNQSFADINL from the coding sequence ATGAGAATATATCAAACTGAAATTTCAAATAGCTACATTGGTTTTCAACTTCGCAAACGTCGCCTACAAATGGGATGGACCGCTCATACGCTAGGCCAAAAATCAGGGTTAAGCCAACAACAAATCTCCCGTTATGAACGTGGCACGCAGAATTTTACGATCCATCGACTCTGTATATTTGCCAATGTATTGCAGTGTGACCTAGATTATTTTCTCGAACAAAATGTCTATGGTAACCAATCGTTTGCAGATATAAATCTTTAA
- a CDS encoding PepSY-associated TM helix domain-containing protein yields MKHKHPPSLVRRLDQLHRSAGALFGVFLFVIFFTGCWSLGSDALRLWWNQVPLSGELLPLEQLLALQPSATMIQLPEQHNPVITFCQSMGRCELSYSAINGELVVLDSPTMWLVTLHKNLFMGFPGRIFISLFGFAFAVLLITGLVIQRRRIATMLHLPRTTHLKVWLHDLHSWLGLWCYPWLVLFAFTGALSGLGALGTVSLGERAAPDNSHIIMKALMGEFEPLTTPVPVAESSIIAAVSTLQQTVPSFLPQTLFKQGDTWVIGGVRNGQLSTSNFEQYQFDSKHRQLVAVRDSAQQGIWTRAFIAIQPLHYGQYQWLPKISNTLSYLHFIAGMSGLILVSVGLAMWCWKRMHSLAARFIVGCCGGLLLSTCVLLAVMPWFTALLPIHFFMVWGIACIASLLCKNAQLSLMVSLFLSAILLLFAFIASYLFGSLPFSRINLVLLCGGLGLLFILFGCRKLSCTAKRARSEYERSITK; encoded by the coding sequence ATGAAGCATAAGCATCCGCCTTCTCTAGTTCGTCGTTTAGACCAATTACATCGCAGCGCAGGGGCGCTATTTGGCGTTTTTCTGTTTGTGATCTTTTTCACCGGGTGCTGGAGCTTAGGCAGTGACGCACTGAGGCTATGGTGGAACCAAGTGCCACTTTCAGGTGAGTTATTACCACTCGAACAGCTCCTTGCGTTGCAACCAAGTGCAACCATGATCCAATTGCCAGAACAGCACAACCCAGTGATCACTTTCTGCCAAAGTATGGGGAGATGCGAACTTAGCTATAGCGCGATTAACGGTGAATTGGTTGTATTAGACAGCCCGACAATGTGGTTAGTGACATTACATAAAAACTTATTTATGGGTTTTCCTGGACGTATTTTTATCAGTTTATTTGGTTTTGCATTCGCGGTTTTATTAATCACAGGGCTAGTGATACAACGCCGTCGAATAGCCACAATGTTGCACTTGCCACGCACCACACACTTGAAAGTGTGGCTCCATGATTTACATAGCTGGCTTGGACTATGGTGTTATCCGTGGTTAGTTTTATTTGCGTTTACCGGAGCATTATCGGGGCTAGGCGCACTCGGAACCGTTTCCCTTGGTGAAAGGGCGGCACCGGATAATTCACACATTATCATGAAAGCCCTGATGGGGGAGTTTGAGCCACTAACAACACCCGTACCCGTGGCTGAAAGCTCAATCATCGCAGCAGTCAGCACACTACAGCAAACAGTCCCTAGTTTTCTACCTCAAACCTTGTTCAAACAAGGTGATACGTGGGTAATTGGCGGTGTGCGTAATGGGCAGTTATCGACCTCTAACTTCGAGCAATATCAATTTGATAGTAAACATCGCCAGTTAGTTGCCGTGCGGGATTCTGCACAGCAAGGGATTTGGACACGTGCCTTTATTGCTATCCAACCTTTGCATTATGGGCAATACCAATGGCTACCTAAAATTAGTAACACATTGAGTTACCTTCATTTTATCGCAGGAATGAGTGGGCTGATATTGGTTTCTGTTGGCCTCGCCATGTGGTGCTGGAAAAGAATGCATAGCCTAGCCGCAAGGTTCATTGTGGGCTGTTGCGGTGGGTTGCTGCTGTCCACATGTGTGCTGTTAGCCGTAATGCCATGGTTCACTGCTTTACTGCCAATACACTTTTTTATGGTTTGGGGGATTGCATGTATCGCGAGCTTACTGTGTAAAAATGCCCAGCTTAGCTTAATGGTATCCCTTTTTCTCTCTGCCATTTTGTTGCTATTCGCATTTATCGCCTCTTATTTGTTTGGCTCGTTACCTTTTTCTCGTATCAATCTCGTTTTGTTATGTGGCGGGTTAGGGCTCCTATTTATTTTATTCGGTTGTCGAAAATTGTCATGCACAGCAAAGCGTGCACGGAGTGAGTATGAAAGATCTATTACAAAATAA
- a CDS encoding LemA family protein → MEKLIFFIIIAVIGYVFIRYFINIYNNIIFLKNNCHKAFANIDVLLKKQVELVPVLTQVADKAMAHEKQLFSELMASRQRYLSSTAIETKVDTANQYPSKIKPLIAVAEKYPTLISKAVLMELQTQVKHIEDQIADRREFFNQTVTLYNTDIHVFPNLIFARLFRFKDIPLLFSKQERLQ, encoded by the coding sequence ATGGAAAAGCTTATTTTTTTCATCATTATCGCTGTTATTGGCTATGTTTTTATACGCTATTTTATTAATATTTATAATAATATTATATTTTTAAAAAATAATTGCCATAAGGCATTCGCGAATATTGATGTGTTATTAAAGAAGCAAGTTGAATTAGTTCCTGTATTAACCCAAGTTGCAGATAAAGCGATGGCACATGAAAAGCAGCTATTTAGTGAATTAATGGCAAGCCGCCAGCGCTATTTATCGAGCACCGCGATTGAAACCAAAGTCGATACCGCAAACCAGTACCCATCAAAAATAAAGCCACTGATTGCTGTCGCTGAAAAATATCCAACACTAATCAGTAAAGCGGTGTTAATGGAATTACAAACCCAAGTAAAACATATTGAAGACCAAATTGCAGACCGGCGTGAGTTTTTCAACCAAACCGTCACACTCTACAATACGGATATTCATGTTTTCCCCAATCTTATTTTTGCCAGATTATTTCGTTTTAAAGATATCCCCCTACTATTTAGTAAACAGGAGCGCTTACAATGA
- a CDS encoding LemA family protein, which yields MTITLIVVFILLLLAVGWGVSIYNRLINARNQVSNQFANIDVILKQRADQIPQLVTITEKAMEHEKALFTSLSDARQRYFNAQNMNEKIAASNEMNRALSNLVAIAENYPTLISGEQFTQLQIALSEVENKIAQRRESFNDATTEYNTAIQMFPDSLIANAFRFTALPLLDISEDEKKYQGVQFK from the coding sequence ATGACCATCACACTTATTGTTGTATTTATTTTGCTATTATTGGCCGTAGGCTGGGGGGTCTCTATTTATAACCGCCTAATCAACGCCCGTAATCAAGTCAGCAACCAATTTGCTAATATTGATGTTATTTTAAAGCAGCGTGCAGACCAAATCCCACAACTCGTTACCATTACAGAAAAAGCAATGGAACATGAGAAAGCATTATTTACCTCATTAAGTGATGCACGCCAACGCTATTTTAATGCCCAAAATATGAATGAAAAAATTGCGGCATCAAATGAAATGAACCGTGCACTCAGCAATCTTGTTGCCATTGCAGAAAACTACCCTACGTTGATCTCTGGAGAGCAATTCACACAACTACAAATCGCCTTAAGTGAAGTTGAAAATAAAATTGCTCAACGACGTGAAAGCTTTAATGATGCAACAACAGAGTACAATACCGCGATACAAATGTTTCCAGATAGCCTGATTGCGAATGCCTTTCGTTTTACAGCTCTGCCATTACTTGATATTTCTGAAGATGAGAAAAAATATCAAGGTGTCCAATTTAAATGA
- a CDS encoding RhtX/FptX family siderophore transporter, protein MKDLLQNKQLVVTLGLLYLAQGIPMGIAMDALPTFLRHDGGELKALAFLPLVGLPWVVKFLWASFVDNHWGKRLGRRKSWIIPMQIIVTVTMFALSTIGLSVANALPCIVLLFVASLASATQDIATDGMAAEQVSGTMLSKINAVQIAGVMAGFFVGGAGLMIMSESLGQHLALGVLACVPLLSLVFVSVCPLKTPSITQEMNEKASLLKTVKRRGAPRLLLLTLLSAVTAVSGFGLAKLFLNDAGWSLAQIGKMGMAGGMVTLILGCGGGAWLIGKIGVWRAFSFGLLFALLSSLLWLLQSVNGVSISLVALCITFGSLSAGVTSVAIMTAGMQFASRYQQAGTDMTAVQSTRDIGELVSSMMLVGLTAAVGYSGGFILGALIAFIALLVTFSHYRYMQRLETERV, encoded by the coding sequence ATGAAAGATCTATTACAAAATAAACAGTTAGTGGTGACGTTGGGGTTACTTTATCTTGCGCAAGGGATACCGATGGGGATAGCAATGGATGCATTGCCTACCTTTTTACGCCATGACGGAGGAGAACTGAAAGCATTAGCTTTTTTACCATTGGTTGGCTTGCCATGGGTGGTGAAATTTTTATGGGCTTCGTTTGTTGATAACCATTGGGGAAAACGTTTAGGTCGCCGTAAAAGTTGGATTATCCCAATGCAAATTATTGTTACGGTAACGATGTTTGCGTTAAGTACCATCGGGTTGTCAGTTGCAAATGCTTTACCCTGCATAGTCTTGTTGTTTGTCGCTTCACTTGCCAGTGCTACCCAAGATATTGCAACAGATGGCATGGCTGCGGAGCAGGTCAGTGGCACAATGTTATCAAAAATTAATGCGGTCCAGATAGCTGGGGTGATGGCAGGCTTTTTTGTTGGTGGTGCAGGATTGATGATCATGAGTGAAAGTTTGGGTCAGCACCTTGCCTTGGGGGTTTTAGCTTGTGTGCCTTTACTCAGTTTAGTGTTTGTGAGTGTGTGCCCATTGAAAACGCCATCAATAACGCAGGAAATGAACGAGAAAGCGAGCCTATTAAAAACGGTTAAACGCCGCGGTGCTCCTCGTTTACTGTTATTAACCTTACTTTCTGCGGTGACGGCGGTTTCCGGTTTTGGTTTAGCCAAATTATTCCTAAATGATGCGGGTTGGTCATTAGCGCAGATTGGTAAAATGGGTATGGCTGGAGGAATGGTAACGTTGATCCTTGGTTGCGGTGGTGGGGCGTGGTTAATCGGTAAAATCGGTGTGTGGCGTGCTTTCTCATTTGGTCTATTATTTGCTTTGTTATCTTCACTGTTATGGTTGTTGCAATCCGTTAATGGTGTTTCTATTTCTTTAGTTGCACTGTGTATTACATTTGGCTCGTTATCTGCGGGGGTCACCTCAGTCGCGATAATGACAGCGGGGATGCAATTTGCATCGCGCTATCAGCAAGCGGGAACGGACATGACCGCGGTACAAAGCACACGGGACATTGGAGAGTTAGTCAGTTCAATGATGCTTGTTGGTTTAACTGCAGCGGTAGGCTATTCAGGCGGGTTTATATTAGGGGCGTTAATTGCCTTTATTGCGTTGCTAGTGACATTTTCACATTACCGCTATATGCAGCGATTAGAAACAGAGCGAGTTTAA
- a CDS encoding TonB-dependent siderophore receptor — MLSVYNIKSRGIFRLTPCALLCATVSWSVQANTELVQPKQDVIQVTASSEIDDDYVAPGVTTLGKIALKPREVAQSVSVIDREQIEKQNLQTLDDVMQRATGVTSAPYVKLTTAYYVRGFQIDSFEIDGVPALLGNMASSPQDMAVYERVEILRGSNGLLHGMGNPAATVNMVRKHAPKENMAKLSLSAGSWDRYRGEVDVGGLLNQSGSVRGRFVMAWEDKDYFYDVSDQQTRLMYGTVDIDITPDTLLRMGAQFQTIDSVTNMAGVPFGKDGSDLHLPRKTYLDVDWDRFKWDTSRSFAGIEHKINDDWQYKLNAEYQHVNARLLYAGAWGNIDPVTGDGAMLMGGAYKFRNEQTSVDTSLNGKVDAWGLTHDVVVGASYSHASEKQYSADLDPALNVPVNVYRWDPHSVPKPNIGAYSSAGATKTTQKGVYGMGRIKVIEPVTVIVGARDSWWDVKTPSAKFTENGRITPYGGVIWDFSPEWSWYNSYSTVYQPQTGKTWSGKMLKPVEGQTLETGIKGSLLNGGLNLSGAVYQIDIKNNPQIDPEHPTGGFNNYFISGGKVRSQGFELEGIGYLTPFWDLSVGYTYTDTKYRDDSQNKGESYNTLTPRHMLRVWSNYDLPWDERKWSLGGGMQAQSAYSTSNGKVTLRQGGYAIFNARLGYQIDETWTAAVNVNNLFDRRYYSGLFSPQWNNRYGDPRNVMFTLKADF; from the coding sequence ATGCTGTCCGTTTATAACATTAAGTCACGCGGAATATTCCGCTTAACACCTTGCGCCCTTTTGTGTGCAACAGTGAGTTGGTCTGTACAAGCAAACACTGAGTTAGTACAACCGAAACAGGATGTTATACAAGTGACAGCATCCTCAGAGATTGATGATGACTATGTTGCACCCGGTGTAACAACGCTTGGGAAAATTGCTCTTAAGCCGCGAGAAGTAGCACAGTCTGTTAGCGTGATCGATAGAGAGCAAATTGAAAAGCAAAACCTACAAACCCTTGATGATGTCATGCAACGTGCAACAGGGGTCACCAGTGCACCTTATGTGAAATTAACAACCGCTTATTATGTGCGTGGCTTCCAGATTGACTCATTCGAAATTGATGGAGTGCCTGCGTTATTAGGGAATATGGCGAGTTCCCCTCAAGATATGGCGGTATACGAGCGGGTTGAAATTCTGCGGGGCTCGAATGGCTTATTGCATGGTATGGGAAACCCAGCGGCAACTGTCAATATGGTGCGAAAACATGCACCAAAAGAAAATATGGCCAAGTTGAGTTTAAGTGCCGGAAGTTGGGATCGTTATCGCGGAGAAGTGGATGTTGGCGGGCTGCTGAATCAATCTGGTTCGGTGCGTGGGCGGTTTGTCATGGCGTGGGAAGATAAAGATTATTTTTACGATGTGTCTGACCAACAAACCCGTTTGATGTACGGTACGGTCGATATCGATATTACCCCTGACACCTTGCTACGTATGGGCGCACAATTCCAAACCATTGATTCTGTTACCAATATGGCGGGCGTGCCTTTTGGTAAAGATGGCAGTGATTTACATCTGCCACGTAAAACCTATTTAGATGTGGATTGGGATCGTTTCAAGTGGGACACCTCTCGTTCATTTGCGGGTATTGAACATAAAATCAATGATGATTGGCAATATAAGCTTAACGCAGAATATCAACATGTGAATGCCCGATTACTGTATGCAGGTGCATGGGGAAATATCGACCCAGTCACGGGGGATGGGGCGATGCTAATGGGCGGCGCCTATAAATTCCGTAATGAACAAACCAGTGTAGATACCAGTTTAAACGGCAAAGTGGACGCGTGGGGGTTAACTCATGATGTAGTTGTCGGTGCAAGTTACTCACATGCCAGTGAAAAGCAATATAGCGCAGATTTAGACCCCGCCTTAAATGTGCCTGTGAATGTGTATCGTTGGGATCCTCATAGTGTACCAAAGCCGAATATTGGTGCATATAGCTCTGCTGGCGCGACCAAGACAACACAAAAAGGCGTATATGGTATGGGCCGAATTAAAGTCATTGAACCTGTGACTGTGATTGTTGGGGCTCGTGATAGCTGGTGGGATGTGAAAACGCCATCGGCAAAATTCACAGAAAATGGCCGTATTACGCCTTATGGTGGTGTGATTTGGGATTTCTCACCAGAATGGTCTTGGTATAACAGCTACTCTACCGTTTATCAGCCACAAACGGGTAAAACATGGAGTGGCAAAATGCTCAAACCCGTTGAAGGGCAAACGCTGGAAACGGGGATCAAAGGATCACTACTCAATGGTGGGTTAAATCTGTCTGGAGCCGTCTACCAAATCGATATTAAAAATAACCCTCAAATCGACCCAGAACATCCGACCGGCGGCTTTAATAATTACTTTATCAGCGGCGGTAAAGTACGTAGCCAAGGCTTTGAATTGGAAGGGATTGGTTATCTAACACCTTTCTGGGATCTGTCTGTGGGTTATACCTATACCGATACTAAATACCGTGATGACAGCCAGAACAAGGGAGAGTCCTATAACACATTGACGCCTAGACATATGCTGCGTGTTTGGTCGAATTATGATTTACCTTGGGATGAGCGCAAATGGAGCCTTGGTGGTGGCATGCAAGCACAGAGTGCCTATAGTACCAGCAATGGCAAAGTGACCTTACGCCAAGGTGGTTACGCGATTTTCAATGCGCGTTTAGGTTACCAAATCGATGAAACATGGACAGCAGCGGTTAACGTCAATAACTTATTCGACCGTCGTTATTACTCAGGGTTGTTCTCTCCTCAATGGAATAACCGCTATGGTGACCCACGTAATGTGATGTTTACGTTGAAGGCTGATTTCTAA
- a CDS encoding fimbrial protein, giving the protein MTNALTLMLSIIFVLFVNSNSLASSLSIYFEGNLLPLRCHLSSNDVKKTILLSQLRFSELEKHGQSDVYPFKLDIVNCAEMHLNKTVRITLNAKNIETYNGITYLKPTGESTVLLALINSKTHQPLTFNTPIDIGTITESGEGSINTMLFGIYAQKPFNSPLIAGGFSSLVTFNLDYQ; this is encoded by the coding sequence ATGACTAATGCATTGACGCTAATGCTCAGCATCATTTTTGTATTGTTTGTTAACTCAAATAGCTTAGCAAGTTCGTTATCAATCTATTTTGAAGGAAACTTGCTGCCACTTCGTTGCCATTTATCCAGCAACGATGTTAAAAAAACTATTTTGTTATCGCAGCTACGATTCTCTGAGCTAGAAAAGCACGGGCAGTCCGATGTTTATCCTTTTAAACTTGATATTGTAAATTGTGCAGAAATGCACCTGAATAAAACGGTAAGAATCACTTTAAATGCCAAAAATATAGAAACTTATAATGGCATCACATATTTAAAACCAACAGGTGAATCGACCGTATTATTAGCTTTAATTAATAGTAAGACTCACCAACCTCTGACATTTAATACACCTATAGATATAGGCACAATTACAGAATCCGGTGAAGGCTCAATTAATACTATGTTATTTGGGATATATGCACAAAAACCATTTAATTCCCCACTTATCGCCGGAGGTTTTTCATCATTGGTAACTTTCAACCTAGATTACCAATAA